The following proteins are encoded in a genomic region of Hydra vulgaris chromosome 05, alternate assembly HydraT2T_AEP:
- the LOC136079961 gene encoding uncharacterized protein LOC136079961, which produces MQNLGVALPKRTFAPLLQTAIAKTQENPTLIPNGFKSCGLCPFLLKNLDLTKVPLSVQENQIQRDLIESAETPVKAELLSPIDKAKNDLETDMTNGQLKSFRVHRNLMYWAGTIEQEALFYYWQKKMNKIEGVDPTTREKNMVLETPLEEILVSNENLTRPESTIEYNETTEAPVQGPLQANDNVFESIFVSPEEFQSKKVPKQATKVSSVIMSDEYIASLEEKKRAKEELER; this is translated from the coding sequence ATGCAAAACCTTGGAGTTGCTCTACCAAAAAGGACATTTGCACCCCTGCTCCAGACTGCAATTGCTAAAACACAGGAAAATCCGACTTTAATACCAAATGGATTTAAATCCTGCGGTTTGTGtccttttttactaaaaaatttggATCTTACAAAAGTCCCGTTAAGTGTACAAGAAAATCAAATTCAAAGGGATCTCATAGAATCCGCTGAAACTCCGGTTAAAGCCGAACTGTTAAGTCCAATCGATAAAGCCAAAAATGATTTAGAAACTGATATGACAAATGGccaattaaaatcttttagagTCCATCGTAATCTTATGTATTGGGCAGGTACAATAGAACAAGAAGCCTTATTTTATTACTGGCAGAAGAAAATGAACAAAATAGAGGGTGTTGATCCCACAACTCGAGAAAAGAACATGGTTCTAGAAACGCCATTAGAGGAAATTCTAGTAAGTAATGAGAACTTAACACGACCAGAATCAACAATTGAATATAATGAGACAACTGAAGCACCAGTTCAAGGACCTTTGCAAGCAAATGACAATGTTTTCGAGTCAATATTTGTTAGTCCGGAAGAATTTCAGAGTAAAAAAGTACCAAAACAAGCAACAAAAGTTTCATCAGTCATTATGTCTGACGAATATATTGCTAGTTTAGAAGAGAAAAAGAGAGCTAAAGAGGAATTAGAAAGATAA